The genomic region TAGACATGAAGTGGCTTATCTCGCCTTATTTACCTATGTGACTTATGTTTTTATGTACACGCCTATGAAGACTCGAACAGCGCTCAATACAATTGCAGGAGCCTTCCCCGGAGCCTTCCCGATTTTGACGGGGTGGATTGCTCATAGTAATAACGATTTTCATACGATTCCTAATACGGAATGGTTTGGTTTTTTCCCATTCGCGATTGTTTTTGTGTGGCAGTTACCGCATTTCTTTTCTATCGCATGGATTTACAAAGATGATTATAAAAGAGCGGGGTACAAAATGATGTCGCTATATGATGAGACTGGAAAGCAAGCTGTTATCCTTATTTTTGTGGGGACGCTAGGTTTGATGGCGGTTTCGTTAATGCCTTATATGTACAAAATGAGTAATGGTTGGTATTTTATATCAGTGTGTATTCTCAATGCGGGTTTATTGTGTTCCTCAGTGATGTTGCTCGCCAATCGTAATCGCTTTATGAAGCAGTATTTTTATGCTTCAATTATTTATTTGCCTTTGATTGTTTTGGCACTTATCTTTTTTCCTCAAACGACTACCCCCTGAATCGGAGAACTATTTTGGATTTACCTTTAATCAATGCGTGTTTGAACTTTATTAGTGCGACTTTGTTAGTTTGTGGTTTTGTCGCAATCAAAAAGAAAAACAAAGAGCTACATAAGAAATTGATGATCTCGGCTTTTTGTACGTCGGCTCTTTTTCTTTCTTCCTACCTTTATTACCATTTTACTGCGGGTCATTTACTCTTTCAGGGAGTAGGGACGGTGAAGACTATTTACTTTATTATCTTAATTCCTCATATTTTATTGGCCATGATCATGTTGCCAATGATTCTAATGACCTTCTTTTTTATCTTTCGTGGTCAGGTTATTAGCCACAAAAAAATAGCTCGCTTCACCTTTCCCGTATGGTTATATGTATCGGTGACCGGAGTTATTCTTTATTTATATATGTATCAACTGTACCCTGAACATTTGAAGAAAGTTGAACCTAAGCCCAGTCCAGTAGAGGAGTCTGTAGCCCAATGATTGAAATTACCCTGTTAGGACGAGGAAGTACTCATCTAATAAAACTTGGACCTAAAGAAAAAATGAAAGTCCATGGCTTGCGTTATGTTAAGCCTGGAGATAGAGACTTTTTAAAAAACTTACCTAAGCATTTACCTGAAAAAACTTTAGTTTT from Lentisphaera profundi harbors:
- the cyoE gene encoding heme o synthase; protein product: MGRVKDFLELTKPRLSAMAVFSGSAGYVMARDPNISFAMENYVELLWLTIGLSFVGGASNIVNQAVEHKLDGLMDRTADRPIPSGRVKMGEALVFGHVCLAIGLAVLFYFFRHEVAYLALFTYVTYVFMYTPMKTRTALNTIAGAFPGAFPILTGWIAHSNNDFHTIPNTEWFGFFPFAIVFVWQLPHFFSIAWIYKDDYKRAGYKMMSLYDETGKQAVILIFVGTLGLMAVSLMPYMYKMSNGWYFISVCILNAGLLCSSVMLLANRNRFMKQYFYASIIYLPLIVLALIFFPQTTTP
- a CDS encoding DUF420 domain-containing protein, yielding MDLPLINACLNFISATLLVCGFVAIKKKNKELHKKLMISAFCTSALFLSSYLYYHFTAGHLLFQGVGTVKTIYFIILIPHILLAMIMLPMILMTFFFIFRGQVISHKKIARFTFPVWLYVSVTGVILYLYMYQLYPEHLKKVEPKPSPVEESVAQ